The genome window TTTAAAAGGTATACAGTATTAAGAATGATTTTGGTATTGAACTCAGGAAATGTAACAACATTAGTATAAGAAAATTTCAACTGATCCTCAGCTCTATAGATGAAACACTAGCGTCCATGGATGAGCCTGTGCAGCTGTAACACAGACACTCAGCTCTGGAGGATTGATGAGCACTAAAGAATAAATGAACTGTAGCTGGCTTCACTGTATAAAAATAGCAGCCTGATAAGTCTACAAGTCTCACAGTTCATATTTACACACTCACTgctgcacatactgtaccaGCTTCATCTTGGCcaatttcctctctgttttggGAAATGATTGTACGTTACGACACACTCTGGGCTTTGCTATTGTGTCATGAGTTTCCCAGAAGCCTCGGCTGGTCCTATGAGAGGGCAGTgattgtctctgctgtgtttggttgtgtttcaCAATCTCAAAGCACTGCATCTCTCAACTAGAATCTGTTCAGACAGCTGCTGTATGTTCACTCTGCTCTGCTTATACTGATGAGATTTAGTCTTGTGATTAATTTGGAGTCCCAGTTAGTTGTTAAccagttttaattttaatttcaactaaaataaaacctaaatttgatttaaaatgaacttCTTTATTATCATACAAAGCACGGAGAGTGTAAGGATGTGTCTACAATTTGAGCTGGTAAAACCTGCCTCCTCATCATAGTGAAAAGTGTGATTTCAGCTCTGGACAGGTCCCGCTGAGCAAGCTTTATTGATCAACTATCTGTTTGAATATGATATATTCCAGGTAGTTTACATAATTCCTGTGTGTAAGTTATCCGGCAGTGAAATTTACcattgtgggaaaaaaagaaaatatgtctAAAAACTGATGATTTTAAGGGTTCAGGAGGTAAATCTGATGGGTCACGTGATGATTAATGGTGctataaatatatgtaatatcagaaacatttactgaaacacacagtgtcTTATTGATCCTCAGTAAATCTGTAATCAGTGGAGCTGCTTTGTACCAGCCTGGAGCTGATCTGAGATTGGGTTGTATATCTTATTGTTGTGGTTGAGACTCATACTATGGTCGAGTCATCATTCCTGGAAAACAGGAAGTTAGCAGTTTTTCTGCTGAGGTTTTGTCGGCTCATTTCCTTTGTGGGTCTCAGGCTGACCCTGACCTCCTATCAGCCCCTGAGTCTTCAGTCGACACACAGCAGAAATGTCGGAAACCCGCTGACCGCTTGACCACTTGCTTTCAAATTGactttcatcttttttaaacctgttgttttttgttaaaacataaataaaataatgacagtGGACAAAGGAAGGTGCATTAAGTTGtaataagaaaacaaactgtttctgtgtctccAGGTGTGTGGCATCAGTCTCCCTCTTCCCCCTAAGAAGCTGATCGGAAACATGGACAGGGAGTTCatagcagagaggcagaggggacTGCAGACCTATCTGGACTCCATTACCCAACATCCCCTGCTCTGCAGCTCCCTGCCTGTCAAAAAGTTCCTGGACCCCAACAACTACTGTGCAAACTACACAGGTTCATCCCCTCATTTTCAGAGATTTCACTGTGATAAAACTGATCAGCTTTCACCTGTAAAACTGTTTATGATGTCAGTATTTTAAGCTTGTCATAGTAATTGTGTCACATTGCTaatacagatttttaaattcattaaagtgtgtttgctctctctctgtgtgtctcagagaTCGCCCTGCAGCAGGTTTCCATGTTCTTCAGGTCCGACCTGAAGTGGGAAGTCCTGGAGCCTCTCAGAGACATCGGTAAGACTCAGGGTGGACCTGAACCAGAGTGATAATCACTTACATTTTAACATGGGAAACGTgcaatgctaatgctaaaagTTACCAACAATATGAACAGGTCAATGCTCACTTTAACTTTGTTGTATTCCTGTGTTCATCATGTGCGTTATGTCTGATGATGATTATGCCTGACGATTGATTTATACTCAAATGATTAGTGTACATGTAAACTTGTTTCCTGGTCTCTGTTTTATGACGAGCTCAGAGACAGTGCAGCCGCTCtgtcaaactgtttttattatcattcAACAAACAGAATTATCTGCTTTGGTTTGATCAGTATCTCCCCTTTTATTTGAGGgaataaaacctgaaataaCCACACAGAGGCACATAAAAGTGACCTTTAATGCAATAGGAAGCAGTTTAGTTCTTGTTGGCAGGAGTGAcaccctctttgtttttttaggcTGGAGAATCAGGAAGAAATATTTTCTAatcaaaaacaaagagcagcCCAAAGAGAGGTACCTGCTGAGCTGGGTGAGTAGCAACACAAAGGTAACACATGTGACAAACAGGTTTTATTGCAGACGACAACATTCAGTGATCTAATAAAAACAGCAGGCTGAGAAACTTTTTTATCTCAGTCTATAAACAGTGAATTATGATCATCAGAGTTATgcttatattttaaaatgtttgctgtTATGCATTAGATTTATATAAATGTTACATCTTAAACTGCTTGTGTGTTTaatcatgttttgtttatattgatgatttttaatgtcttttatgAACCAAATGTTTCAGTCCTTCACAGCCTGTAAAACTCACGATGGAAATCAGTGAATTTCTTTCTTCCAATGCATTGAAATGAGGCATTTTGCAGACACAGTTACAGCAGCAGGGATTTAGTTTTATCTGGCAGTGACTGAGTTCAACCAACATCACATGGGAAAATGTCAGGAGCTCAAGACTCTGAAGGTCAGAGAAATAAACTGGAATCTTTACAAGTCAAGTTAAAAGTTTTAACCcataaattattaaataaatatatcaataaattcacatttgttgttgttgttttctttaaacagCAAAAAAGTAAAGCTTCCCTGTTTTTACTTCTCTCTGACAGTTGTTTTCAGGAACTGAGTAATTTCCCACAATCCTGAAAAGATTAAATTTAAGTAAATCTAAATTCAGTAAAATGTAGTTAGATGATGTACCCTCCAGTCCAAAGCAACAAATGTAGACGGAAAGATAAAGTCTACAGTTTCACTGCGGTCATCTGACTCTGAAGAGACTTGACTGTTCTGAGGATGTTTGTTGAattgaaaacagatttaaaggaATTCCCTCAGAGCCTTGAAGTGAGCTTCTGGATTAAACCTGAGTCACTGAAAGATGTTTCTGAGAGCACATGACTGACACTTGGTTTGATGaaacattatgtgtgtgtgtgtgtgtgtgtgtgtgtgtgtggtgtgtgtgtgtgtgtgtgtgtgtgtgttgtaggtgGACCTGGGTCCTGATAAGTTCCTGTCTGACAAAGACCTGCAGTCAGCAATGAAGCTACTAACCAGCCTCTCTGTGCGTACACTCTGCCTCACACAGCCAAAACCACATATACTGAGCAAAGACTAGAATCAGACATGAGCGAAAGCAGCATGTAAAGTTTCAGTGACAAGAAACGGGGCGTGAAAACTGGGTTGGGTTGGTAATCTGTGGACATTTTAGCCGTTCAGTTAGTTTTCCAACATTATTAAATGAAGGTAGTAAGTTCTTAAACCCAGCTAAACTTGTGCTAAAACTAACTAGCACAGCAGAACAGCAGTAACTGCCATCTCAGCTTTTGtctctgtggtttgttgtgGTTCAGTTCAATCACATAGgttaataataatactgattTCAGTTGAATATTATAGTCGAGGGACAGACTGACAGTTAACTGAGGACTGTAAATACGtaactcctcctcttcctcctctgtagACTCCGTATCTTTGTCCGCTGTTGTTCTCCAGCACCAGTGAGTCTTCAGCTCTGCTCATCCGGCCGTTCAGTGAGAGAGGCTCTCTGAGAGACCACATCTGTAAGGTACACCATGTGTTCAACCTTAAATCAGAACTGGAAATCCAGTTTTCTCTCATCATTGGGACTATTTCTTTGGCAGAAAGTAGTTCCGGTAAAAACAGTTGAGTCTCTCTCTCccgtctcctccctctcctcaggtGAAGCCCAGAGAGAGTTACCTGAAGAAGTACTGTAACCCGAAGAAGAGCCAAGGCCTCGAACTGTCGCAGATCAAACTGTACGGCCGTCAGATCCTTGAGgtacaaacacgcacacacacatagaaagaaataacaacacaaccacacacaccaccagtGTCATGCAAGcagtctttctgtgtgtgtgtgtgtgtgtgtgtgtgtgtgtgtgtgtgtgcgtgcgtgtgtgtgtgcagggcctGAAGCTCCTCCATGATGGTGGCATGTTTTACGGTCACCTGCATGCATCCAACGTCATTGTGGACGACGGCGTGTGCCGACTGATTGACGTGGAGAACGGCATGCTGGGAGTTCCCTCAGTGCTACGGCCCAGCTTCACCCAGCTCAGGAAAATCAACGTATGTAAACACACTATCCTGGATCAGTTTAACCTACTCAGATGATCTTGGATTAGCTAAgatcaggtttttgttttagaaaACTTAACATAAAACAATTTTTGTCAATATAAGGGTTTAAAAAGATACACAGGTGTGTTACTACTGAACTGTAACCACTTTGTTGTGATTATAGTTGTTCCATTTTTTGCATAAATGCATCAGTATGTCACCAAGGTGTCATTttctatataaatataaaacatacttTGTTATTTTAAGGTTAACGCGAcaagtgtgtatttgtatgtgtgtgcgcagaCAACAGAGAGTATCGACATCTTCTGCTTCGGACACTTACTGTACGAGATGACGTACGGCCGACCGCCAGACAGCATCCCCGTTGATCAATACCCCACTGTCCCCTACACAGCTGTGGGTAcgtatatgtacacacacacacacacacaatgatcctgttgtgtgtgtgtcttctttgTGCCTCCAGATGTTCTGACACGTGGAGCTGAAACATTAAGTTCACTGAAACCTCCTGCACAGCACTGCCGCTGATTGACTCTGTTGATTTTTGTtcgtacgtgtgtgtgtgttcagtgtcagtgctgcagtCCATCCTGTCCACAGAAGCCTGTAAGAGCGGGATGCCGACAGTGTCGCAGCTCATCCAGACACCGTGAGTTCATCTTCTGTCAAGTCTCTTGATTTAAAAGACAAATCAGTCACCAGCAGGACTCTGAAGCAGAATCAGGGTCTTCCTGACAGTTgctatgtttgtgtatgtaagAAAAAAATTCTCTTTAAAGTTTAAAGCAGATGAATATCAGGAATAGGAAATGTGCAGGAACCAGAACATCATCTTTTTTGTCGCAGCTGAGTcatagtttgtgttttacaggcTGTTCAGTGACGTCCACCTCCAACACTCAGAAAAACTCCAGATCAAGGTGAGAGGCTCGGTCTGATATTAGATCTGAGACTTCTGTCCATGCTTACATAGGGTTTTGTTTCCATCAGAGAAAATgttctaaaatgaaaatggggggaaaaaaagcaaatatctGAACCTTGCTCCGCTCCTCCAGGTTCCCAGCAGGCTAAAGGAGGCGCTGAAGACGGCGAAGGAGAGTCTGGAAAAGAGAttgcaggaggagcagagagtggTGCGTCCCTTCTCTCACTTATTATCTTTGAATTCAGTTTTTACACTCTCTGTTTCAtatcactgagcagctccactggagacATTTGGGTCAAAGTGTTTTCAATGACTTTCTTGATAAGTTGGA of Lates calcarifer isolate ASB-BC8 linkage group LG12, TLL_Latcal_v3, whole genome shotgun sequence contains these proteins:
- the pxk gene encoding PX domain-containing protein kinase-like protein isoform X1; the protein is MSFLEKPAPGRLLLDDTVPLTAVIEASQNLQSHTEYIIRVQRGVSSDNSWQVIRRYSDFDVLNSSLMVCGISLPLPPKKLIGNMDREFIAERQRGLQTYLDSITQHPLLCSSLPVKKFLDPNNYCANYTEIALQQVSMFFRSDLKWEVLEPLRDIGWRIRKKYFLIKNKEQPKERYLLSWVDLGPDKFLSDKDLQSAMKLLTSLSTPYLCPLLFSSTSESSALLIRPFSERGSLRDHICKVKPRESYLKKYCNPKKSQGLELSQIKLYGRQILEGLKLLHDGGMFYGHLHASNVIVDDGVCRLIDVENGMLGVPSVLRPSFTQLRKINTTESIDIFCFGHLLYEMTYGRPPDSIPVDQYPTVPYTAVVSVLQSILSTEACKSGMPTVSQLIQTPLFSDVHLQHSEKLQIKVPSRLKEALKTAKESLEKRLQEEQRVLHQHRRLTRAQSHHGSEEERKRRKILARKKSRQSAYENEEDVSVRNNNNSGSGASSPPTCPSSPTPPSTAGAQTAPLPPPPPPPPPMLDSSSCPPPPLSSSDGAGGGRAALLSSIQSFSKGKLKKAETTDRSKPVI
- the pxk gene encoding PX domain-containing protein kinase-like protein isoform X2; this translates as MSFLEKPAPGRLLLDDTVPLTAVIEASQNLQSHTEYIIRVQRGVSSDNSWQVIRRYSDFDVLNSSLMVCGISLPLPPKKLIGNMDREFIAERQRGLQTYLDSITQHPLLCSSLPVKKFLDPNNYCANYTEIALQQVSMFFRSDLKWEVLEPLRDIGWRIRKKYFLIKNKEQPKERYLLSWVDLGPDKFLSDKDLQSAMKLLTSLSTPYLCPLLFSSTSESSALLIRPFSERGSLRDHICKVKPRESYLKKYCNPKKSQGLELSQIKLYGRQILEGLKLLHDGGMFYGHLHASNVIVDDGVCRLIDVENGMLGVPSVLRPSFTQLRKINTTESIDIFCFGHLLYEMTYGRPPDSIPVDQYPTVPYTAVVSVLQSILSTEACKSGMPTVSQLIQTPLFSDVHLQHSEKLQIKVPSRLKEALKTAKESLEKRLQEEQRVLHQHRRLTRAQSHHGSEEERKRRKILARKKSRQSAYENEEDVSVRNNNNSGSGASSPPTCPSSPTPPSTAEHAPF
- the pxk gene encoding PX domain-containing protein kinase-like protein isoform X3, which produces MVCGISLPLPPKKLIGNMDREFIAERQRGLQTYLDSITQHPLLCSSLPVKKFLDPNNYCANYTEIALQQVSMFFRSDLKWEVLEPLRDIGWRIRKKYFLIKNKEQPKERYLLSWVDLGPDKFLSDKDLQSAMKLLTSLSTPYLCPLLFSSTSESSALLIRPFSERGSLRDHICKVKPRESYLKKYCNPKKSQGLELSQIKLYGRQILEGLKLLHDGGMFYGHLHASNVIVDDGVCRLIDVENGMLGVPSVLRPSFTQLRKINTTESIDIFCFGHLLYEMTYGRPPDSIPVDQYPTVPYTAVVSVLQSILSTEACKSGMPTVSQLIQTPLFSDVHLQHSEKLQIKVPSRLKEALKTAKESLEKRLQEEQRVLHQHRRLTRAQSHHGSEEERKRRKILARKKSRQSAYENEEDVSVRNNNNSGSGASSPPTCPSSPTPPSTAGAQTAPLPPPPPPPPPMLDSSSCPPPPLSSSDGAGGGRAALLSSIQSFSKGKLKKAETTDRSKPVI